A genomic stretch from Pseudophryne corroboree isolate aPseCor3 chromosome 3 unlocalized genomic scaffold, aPseCor3.hap2 SUPER_3_unloc_13, whole genome shotgun sequence includes:
- the LOC134983354 gene encoding uncharacterized protein LOC134983354 isoform X2: MMENHRPLTSLDGPSNRDTPERCPRPLYSQDCTEENHRIPQEDQVERLSRIKAEDIEEEEETYVTDIKVEDTEGEEETYVTDIKAEDTEGEEETYVTDIKAEDIEGEEETYVTYMKTEDIEGEEETYVTDIKAEDIEGEEETYVTDIKAEDIEGEEETYVTDIKAESIEGEEETYVRGDQQCKEEEIPTDISTGE; the protein is encoded by the exons atgatggagaatcaccggcccctcacatcactgg atgggcccagtaacagagataccccagagagatgtccccgtcctctgtattcccaggattgtacagaggagaatcacaggatcccacaggaggatcaggtag aacgtctttctcgtataaaggcagaagatatagaggaagaagaagaaacgtatgtgactgatattaaggtagaagatacagagggagaagaagagacgtatgtgactgatataaaggcagaagatacagagggagaagaagagacgtatgtgactgatataaaggcagaagatatagagggagaagaagagacgtatgtgacttatatgaagacagaagatatagagggagaagaagagacgtatgtgactgatataaaggcagaagatatagagggagaagaagagacgtatgtgactgatataaaggcagaagatatagagggagaagaagagacgtatgtgactgatataaaggcagaaagtatagagggagaagaagagacgtatgtgaggggtgatcagcagtgtaaggaagaggagatccctacagatatcagcacaggtgagtaa